tactcaaccccagccaatcgtcagcatgtatgcgcttgtgtcgtgcactgcccactaatcaaggaagaacagtaaaaaaagtctttgcctctcggctcagagatctagttggtctgatggaaaaaacagcttcaaatatagtaacgcgtagtaatcaattagattactcgttactgaaaaaaagtaacgccgttagtaacgccgttatttataacgccgttattccGATCAATGATGATGTCTATCACAAATTGTTGATGTAATCAAAGCGATGGTCAGCTCTCTTTCTGCCTGACTTTTACTTTGCACTGTCTACAAAAACCTTTCAAAAACAGAGAGCACCCAAAAGCCCAGAGCCAGCTCCTGTAGGTATCTGTCAAACCACGACTATGCATAATTCATCAGCCATTTACTGTTTCAGAAAACAAAGGATGCCAAGCCCTTCTCACTAATGGCTaatggtgtgtgcgtgtgcatgtgtgtgcgtgtgtgtgtgtgtgtgtgtgtgtgtgtgtgtgtgtgtgtgtgtgtgtgtgtgtgtgtgcgtgcgtgtgaaaAAGCAGAGAAAAAGCATTAGAGTGTAATAAAGAGAAGTGAGCAAGGATAAGATGATGACAAGCAAATATCTGGCAGATATGTGCAGTACAGTACTTACAAATGTAATCCTAAAGGTCATGGAAACAGCCTCTGTGTGATTTTGTGAGTACCTGAAGCTCCCAGAAGATGCTCCGTGTGTGTCTATGATAGTACTGTCTCAGAGGGATGTATTCAACTCCTGCGTAGTCGCCCTTCAGGTAGCCCTCCACGTGTTTAAAGAACCAGGGTTTAAAGTGCAGGCCGATTCTGTTGATCTGATGTCAGAGAGGAAAAGGGAGgaggttaaatgtgatataacTTGTGAAAACAAGTCGTTTACACGCTCCTAAACATTTTACCTTATCAGGCTCAGCGTGGTCAGTCAATGTTCCCGTCATGATGACGGCGGTGTCCCGACTGTACTGGAGGCCCTCTACAAACGAGTTCTGCTTGTCCTCCGATGCTTCAGTGAACCGTTTACAGATGTTCTCCAGCCCTCTGACCGGCTCATAGCGCAGCTTCACCCAGGGTTTAGCGGGGATTATTTTAATCTCCGCTGCGACCAGGAACCCCAAAGTTCCACAGGACCACGGGACGGCGTGGAACAGGTCCGGGTTCTCCTCCTAGGTGACAGACAAATGAATTGTCTATTTGAACAAAAACGAAATGTACATGGCTATGGCACATTCGCGGTGATGAATGTGGTCTTGGCCTTCTGGGCTTTCATTGTGAGGCTACTTGCCTCGCATGTTGGCTTTGTAAACTAAACCATTAGCAAGCCTCACAGCATCGGCCATTTCATCTTCTCCACAAGGAGACCGCTCTTTTGGCTTTACTTGGTGTGACAATTACACAACATGTAACTGGGGCCTATACAACACGTTCAACTTAGTCTGGCTCTCTTTTGGTTAGGGACTGTTTgaaaacatagactgtatatcgGTGTCGTAGTACTTGAGATCGGTCTTAAGACCCATTTTTGAAGGTCTTGGTCTCGTCTTGGAATCAACCGCATTTTTACTCTgccttgtctcggtctcggatAGAGAAGACtggggattttatttcaagaccgggCAAGACCAGAACTTcagggatatcactaaattgcctgtgcattgtctgaATTATACCTATGTGTTTAAACttgcaaatgcaaccaataacttgacttctatctaatttgaaatttgttacCATAAACCCCCCTTTTTACACgcactcccaagaaagtgaatgctCTGGCTGTCTTAACACaaatctggtcttggtcttaactcggtctcgccctgccttggtcttggtcttggtctccaaccctcaaagtctcggtcttgtcttaAAAAAAGATTGACCAGGCGTTtccacttcctcccacagtACAAAAGTAAATCCAAAATTTCCCTGGATATTGGCGCTGCCATCTTGAAATTTTAGAGCTAAAATCTGGGCAGTAGTGATCGGACGGTGGAGCCTaagagggtgacaatttttcgggacttttggggggggaggggaggggcagtcacgtgatcgggatatgacgggagtattttcgtgggctcgggatgggatgggagcgacaattgattcctGTGTCACCCTCTAGTGGAGCCCCAGGTATGGAAGTCCCGCCGATACACCCGCCCGACCAATCGGGAGCCAATCACAGCGGACGTTTCACCCAGTTTTTATGGGGTCTTTAATTTTACATGCtcctgatttttatttatttaagcaTTTCCCTGCAggatttactgtaaaaaaaaaaaaaacagaaaacaattacataaaattagttttaaaacattttgtgtGCCATGGATCATAAAAGGTGCCTTCCGCCATATGCAGAATACAAAAATCATGTCTCAGTAACAGGACTTTATTTTGCAGTTGCTAGTAGAAGTCAGTTTTGAGAAACAGTAGATGTGAATTCTTATCGCTATTAGGGTTTGAACATTATCACTCTGAAAAggatgacattttttattaccCTACAATTGCCTTCACTTTATTCTGCATAACAATATTTTACTCTAACGGTCAAGTTAAACGTGTCATATAGATATAATATAATGTGTGTTTAGCATGGCCCAATCTGTGCTACTAATGAGTGAAGTTAAAATATTACAGAGCTGAAGCCTGTTCCCTGTTTACTCATTCAGTGACAGTGgtaataactgttcatttcaaCAGCTGGAGTGCTTCCATAAACAGGATGCACTATTTGCTGTATGTTTACATTGATTTGGGGTATTAGCATTGTAAGTTTGAAAAGGATTGAGTTGAAAAATTAGGAAGGACGGATTTGCAATTTTTCCTAAGTCAAGGGGAGGGTACAAAGCAAATAATAACAACCCTGGGGAGGGTCTGGCTTAAACATAAGGTCCAGCCGAGCTACGAGTATGTTCACGTGACAGAGGAAGAGTGCTTATCGAGCCTTCATGTGAGCTCGTGTTTATTAGAAAAGTCCATATGAACGCCCCCCTCTTGTTGGATTCACAACCTCGTAAGTTCACAAGTTGTCTAAATGACTTCCCATCTCGTGAATGCCAGTTCACAAGTTAAATTAAAACCATGAGTGGAGTACTTATGAATTTGCCATGGGGATCATTGGTTAAACATAACACACGGCACACATACTCAATACTCACCTCAGTGCAGCGTACTAAGCTGCCATCAGCCAGAACCAGTTCAAATGCGACACAGATGTGCTGAAACAGCCCGTAAATGTGAGAGGATGACTCAATGCCTGTACCCATCACCAAACCacctgagggaggagagagagaattaAAGATTTGCTCGGAGTAATTCAATATCCTCACAGGTGAGACCCAACAGCGTACAAACACACAAGCAGAAAGCAGCGCTTGCCTGCTGGGAGAGAGTAAGTATGTGCCTGCTGGGGCATGAGGATAAATGAATGTACCGTGGCCTGATGAGAAAACATTAGATTGTTGATGCACAGTTTATGGCATCAGGAAATCCATTATGAAACCCGATCCAGGGGTGCTTCCAACACTGCAGCCATTTCCTCCCAGTTTCATCTTTCCAGCTACACCATCAATCCTCTAACAGCATTAGAGAAGTCACTGGTGCTCCTAACAGGATACAGTGATTGATTGAGGAGATGCAGAACCTGCCTCACTGAACAATGAGCTGTGGAAATCATCAGTGCGTCTATTTCTAGaaaccagagatggggactcgagtctgagactcggactcgagtcgcacaaacagctgacttcagacttgacccggactcgacccaaaagacttcagacttgacttgtgactcgacccaaaagacttcagacttgactcggactcgagcttcgagactcgtcaacaacctgttttcatacaattattgctttttaaatctaaatgtattaatgtatttctattttcttttattggcgcatatacggggaaacgtatgacgagctgtatgtcccctgccctttgccataatgtgcaatgtAACGCATGCGCcgtcaaaaaatgcattgcaggTGGCGATaccaagtcctcctggagttgtgccttttgtcattagttttgctttcaataacttggtaaacagtggcagtaagctaacagctacatacaaggtgtgtggcaccaagataaaccTTCATCAGGCGTCtcaaaacacatccaaatagatcagtcactcacacactaatgtgaaagagacgttacatttagcatatatcgtcacaggtaacaggctaaccatcgcaaagtgttgtgctaatgctgggaacaggcaaattgtatctttatagttagtagtcgctgaggctaagaaatccatggcgcacaggaggcgggacgcacggatccatctccccaggaacaaacgctgtgtcaggtgggcaaactcaggtgatgcgtaattgatcccgtggatgatttgtaggctattaagtgaacaaggtgtacccggtccaccaaacactgggccgtcttgactgtctgcacatatttctgttacggTAGCCCTAttaactatttcattatttcatccatgcgtggcgcagcggatccgtgcgcactgtcacctgccgtgtagacgctggcctcactaacctctcctcctctgagtcgggtctccctcgcgccggactcagtttcactgagcgtactaacacttagaaaatagatggcattacatcagtgagttcaaactgcttattgtgcgtaatttggactgacactgagatgcatgttgttctataactggtgtggcgctgccacttttctcttgatttccacttcgacattgttttgagtgaaagagacattacatttagcacatatcatcacaggtaacaagctaaccattgcaaagtgttgtgctaatgctgggaacatgcaaattgtatctttatagttgtatccatttgatgtgacagctacaggatataacatgctttgaattcataagatttaacaatacagtgttagggacagatcagatggccagagacttgagacttgacttggacttgacttggactcatggcaaaagacttgagacttgacttgaactcgagctcaaagacttgagacttgacttggactcgagctcaaagatttgagacttgacttggacttgcaaaaaatgacttgtgaacatctctgctaGAAACCCAAGAGCCACAGATGATGCCACTCTATGATGATTccccagaaaataatccacagtaATACGAATGACATACCCACAGTGAGGTCATCGAGCTCGGGCAGCACAGGCAGTGTCCAGCCAATAGAGGTGAGTAGTGCGGTCACCTGACCCATGTTGGCCAGCGGTTCTACTCTCACCACCTAAAAAACAAAGATTACTCTGAGTAAAGATCCGCCATCAGGCTGACAATACAAAATCCAGCCAGGTACTTTTTAATGAGTAACAGTTAAAGTAACATTCATATTCAAcaggttaaaggaacacgctgacttattgggactttagcttattcaccgtatcccccagagttagataagtccatacatacccttctcatctccgtgtgtgtcgtaactctgtatgacgcacccaccgctagcctagcttagcacagatgctggaggtaaccggctccatctagcctactgctcccaataaaatatatcatcaaaataacaccaacattttcctatttacatgttgtgatttgtgtagtcacagcgtgtacaaataacaaggtcacatgagacacagccataatCTAACaatatacatactgggaactatattctcagaaggcgaagcactgctacttgggcggagtgatataactccaactccaggcgaactctatgctccttctcaggtgctgcaagcaaatcactccgcccaagtagcagtgcttcgccttctgagaatatagttcccagtttatatacggttagaagctaggctagcggtgggcgcgtcagacagagttacgtcACGCagggagatgagaagggtatgtatggacttatctaactctgggggatatagtgaataagctaaagtcccaataagttggcgtgttcctttaaatgctGAGAACTGGGAATACAGCGCCACTGTTTAAAGTCCAATGTGGCCAAAAACAGAGGCAGTCAGATGATCAAACACAGGTTTTAGACAAACCCCCACGTCAGCCAAATTTATTTAGTAAACTATAaaattatttacatttaaataaagtggATTAAGGCTGGTTAGGCTTACAATTTAAGCAGTTACTTTAGTGAGTACAAAGTAAATGATGAACAAAACTGTAACCAGActgagagtctacagccatgcgaGTGGCTCCGTGCCATGCTTAGGCATAGtgctgctttgagctaaatgctaatgtaagcatgctaacatgctcacaatgacaatgctaacatgcagaTGTTTGGTAGGTATAATATTTACTATGttcatcttagtttagtgtgttagtgAGCCCTAAACGCAAAGTGTCTGTTGAATCCTCCTACctgctagcctagaaatctagaccaccctagcggcagcaaatgtaatttgtagccagggtcgtctagcaactctccgttggcttgcgagctggaaaaaccaaactctggtcaggccaatcacatcgtgtatagagttggtgggcgggcttatggctgctgctgctgctggtgaacagcggtctttcgaatcggctttgaccgcgactctggaagacttggagttaagcttttctttgagaaaagaacaaagaatggcactgaagtcattctcaaaaaaggaagatgtgttcggagttttgccgaccggatacggcaaaaatcaactagctccgctaccttcttcgttgctctgcttggttgtagcactatcctattgcatgcagactgaatttgaaagacaaccgtttatcccgcccctcggattgagccctgccaatggtgagttcccagacccaacatctcgATGtaggtctggcttgtcaggctacctaCCTGCCTCTTTGTGTCCACCTCCAGAATGTCCATCATGTTGATCATGATGTTCTTGTGGGTTTTCTTGTATTTCCCCACTCTGAGAGATACGGTGAGCCAGCCGGGCCGACCCGTACACATGTAGGTCTTACTGCCGTCCTTCCTCCACTCACGAACCTGAAATCAGAACACATGACACCGAGAAGAACGGATGATTATCTCTTAAGTGACAAGGAATACACAGCATACCTGACTATTCACCTATTTTACTAATCCACCACTAAGGCTGTCTGCCAAGGCTTTATGTCATAAAAGACTGAGGACATTCTTTGAGGTCAAAGGCCTTGGCAGCTCATTTGAACTCCTCAAAGTATATTTTGTGATCTTTGCAACTCATTCATTCCACTGTGGAGATGAGCCTGTATGTGTCTTTACTTTAGTATTCCCTTAGAGTCCACATGATTGGCAAAAACTCTCATAGGCCTGTGGCTAGTTTGATTTACCTGTACTTTGTGACAGATTCCTCTCACCTGACCAAATTATTTTAGGTGATCAAGGTATTAGGTGTCGGTCTGCTCTGACCCCATGGTGCTCCCAGTGCTCTCTCTCTTACATAGTCAGCATGTTCAGCATAGTCAGACTGTTAACATTTTGCCTAAATTCACAAATAAATGCTCTCATAAATTGTATCTGTACCacagcacagacagacaaagttgtTAAGGACCTGAGAAAATGGAATATGAAATCTTTGGTActtcaaaatgttctttttgatAATGTCGAACAGAGATATGCCTTCACATGCTTCCAGTGGGAAAATACTGGCCATTTCTCTACCAGGCAGATAGTGAGAAAACAACAcacaactaacacacacatgtatcAGACTTAATTTCCAGAGTAGGAATGGACATTGTATTATGTCATTTGATTGGTTCAATTAGCACATTTTGTTGGACACTGAAACCAATCAGGAAAGTATTACAGCGAATTACAGCGAACATTAACTTGCAGGCCTAAATAACTCAAATCCAAGGAAATCAGTGGGCTATTAATCAGCACTATTATTGAAAGACACACATCAAGAATACATTTTAACAGGACTACCATCAGATATTGAAATTATAAGAGCCGTAACGATGATGTAACAGTTGTTTTCTAAGACAGCCATGGCATGACAGCACCTCTCACTTTTAAGTCACACTTTTTATTGAGACAGCTATGGGGCTCAACAGAAAATGTATGTTTTGATAATTAAGTGTAAGCCCCTTCTCACAAAATAGCTATAAAAGTAGATATAAAACACTTTTTGTAATTATTGATTAACGAGTGGTTGATAAGACAGAGATAGAGCAACAAACTTTTACATCACAATGCACTGCTGTGAGTTTTTCACTACCCATGATTCCTTGCAAAACAAATGTAACAGGTGACTCCTCACTTTATTCACCAAGGGCCACAATAGGCCTGAGTATCATAGGCTTAACTGTACCAATTATACACTTTACACAACTTTCATGAACAACAGACTCTGTGTGATCAGATGTCAACACTGGTATAGGATTTagatattattactattattacagTTAGATATTATTATAACTATAACTCCATTGGGTTAATTTAATCAAATCTGTGTTGGAGGGCTGTACCCTcatgttgtttgtttcttttttcaaaaccaCTGTTTATGCATTATCACACCAAATGAAAATAAACGTCAAACGTTTTGCActgcacgcgcgcgcgcacacacacacacacacacacacacacacgcacgcacacacacgcacgcacacacacacacacacacacacacacacacacacacacacacgatgatgatgatgatggctcACCTgtcgcgcgcacacacacacacacacacacacacacacacacacacacgatgatgATGGCTCacctgtgtcacacacacacacacacacacgatgatgATGGCTcacctgtcacacacacacacacacacacacacacacacacacacacacacacacacgatgatgatgatgatgatggctcACCTGTCGCTGGATGTCTCGCACGCGCTGGTCGTGCAGTTTTGGCGCAGAGCACATCTTGAAAATGAGCCATGCCCGCACATAATAATACACATCAAATATAACGGAGAGCGGCAgcagaaataaacacacaaatatcCACCGCTGGTGAACGATCACGTAATCTAGACCTTTGACTTTGATCCACAGCAGAAACAAAACGACCAAGCCGGCTAAATACAACAGCGAGTCCATCGTTTCTGGACAGTTCAGATCCAAATGGAAGCGTTCTCCAAACTAAAGTATCTGATACACTCTTTAGTTAAACTATTAAACTGACCGCTGGGAGATACATGTGGGGAAAACTCTGCATCGATTATGCCAAACCCAAACCGATCACCCCTTCACTGCGATAGGTGAGTGTTGCTAGGTGGTCGGTCGGCCCCTCCCCTGCTCCACACCGATTGGTTACAATTGCCAATGGGGCGGGACCGAGCACCAACGCTTCACGCTCATTGGTCAAACAAGTGACTGCAAGCAGTAGCCTTTCTAACCTTTTACCAATCATAAAGCAGAGAGGCTATCACACCATGCAGCCTGTTACCATCTGTTACaatcttcttatatactgtctatggttacaaTGCCCATATCAGCCATGAGAATGTCTGACCGGTTGATTAGAAGTTTTAATAGCGACAGTGTTTAGTAACACTAAACTTATGCCTATGCCATTCAGTGCATGAATACAGGCagatatgtaacagatttttccCATCATTATTCACCATTCCTATGACCATTTTGATGATCAAATAAATCAGCTCTATTTagtgtttagt
This sequence is a window from Sander lucioperca isolate FBNREF2018 chromosome 11, SLUC_FBN_1.2, whole genome shotgun sequence. Protein-coding genes within it:
- the dhcr24 gene encoding delta(24)-sterol reductase, with the protein product MDSLLYLAGLVVLFLLWIKVKGLDYVIVHQRWIFVCLFLLPLSVIFDVYYYVRAWLIFKMCSAPKLHDQRVRDIQRQVREWRKDGSKTYMCTGRPGWLTVSLRVGKYKKTHKNIMINMMDILEVDTKRQVVRVEPLANMGQVTALLTSIGWTLPVLPELDDLTVGGLVMGTGIESSSHIYGLFQHICVAFELVLADGSLVRCTEEENPDLFHAVPWSCGTLGFLVAAEIKIIPAKPWVKLRYEPVRGLENICKRFTEASEDKQNSFVEGLQYSRDTAVIMTGTLTDHAEPDKINRIGLHFKPWFFKHVEGYLKGDYAGVEYIPLRQYYHRHTRSIFWELQDIIPFGNNPIFRWLFGWMVPPKISLLKLTQGETIRRLYEQHHVVQDMLVPMKNLQDAITRFHQDIDVYPLWLCPFLLPPGRGMVHPKGQEEELYVDIGAYGEPKVKHFEAKASTRQLEKFVRDVHGFQMLYADVYMNREEFWEMFDGQLYHRLRDELGCKEAFPEVYDKICKSARH